The Manduca sexta isolate Smith_Timp_Sample1 chromosome 9, JHU_Msex_v1.0, whole genome shotgun sequence genome segment GAATTAAAACGTTggttaaattaatgaataaaaactcGGCAGACCTTTATTGTAGTGTATAAATTTAACTTCCTCACATATCTAGTACGCTACACCATatacagttttaaaaattgacaATGCTATGGGTTTTGCGGAGTTTTTCTTATAAAAGTAAGATAACTctggaataataatttattagaagtTAACATTTCATGTCGACTCACTGTGACGTCATCTGTCTATGCGAATCCTCGGAAGGtttttgtttaaggcgatacccaCACCAAAATGGAGCGCTGATGGTATTTTCAGAagctatctatatatttatgattcatatagaaaaaaaaattaagcgtCATAATATATCCAcaaatgttatctttacttttgttgtataattttcacatgtctattgtttcattaattacaTTGTAAAGATGGCACTAAAATTGACCATTTTGTGTATATCATGCTTTTACATTTGACATCTGCATATTCCCGCCAGAAATCATGCGCAAAAGTATGAAGCGattgctcaaggccgtttgcttggGCCTTCACATACATACGGTATGTAAAGGCccaagcaaacggccttgagcaaaCTTTATTTGAATCTTACACggatggtaattttttttgtttgtttaaatgttttttttttgttttatttcctaaagaaatctgtttttattttgtatctattcGATACTAGAAGTTTTGCATCCTGATTTTCATTTGTtcaacttataattataataaaacttgtgATGTTCTTTGAAATCGTTATAACTGAATCACTTTATACAGTACTCAAATACCATGTTTCTACTTAAATGTTGATTGGATTAAAATGGTATTTCTGCCATTTTTTTACTTCCAAAATAAACTGAAACAGTAAATTTAAcaagttgttttatttgtaatcaaATTAGAATCAAGTAATTTTTAACACAAATCAACATCggagttgaaaaaaaaatcgttagtGTTTAAGATTGATCGAATTCGCCAATGGTGATGTTGCGTGCATTGTTCCGGGGTGGATTGATGATCACCGGCGCTCGCAGGCATAACACAGGCACGTTGTTTTGGTCCACCACGCGGAACTCGATGGTCGTCGCTGTACCCTGGATATAAAtgggtaaattatttatttaggtaaaaaatattcttagtaAGGTTCAATGTATACGAGCGCAGTCGTAGCGCATAGAAGTGAAAATCGATAATGTAATAGGTATAGCAAATTATCCCTTATCTTCACGTATGtcctatgaaataaaaaataaatccacGCATTCGAGAGAATTCGTGCGTTTGAGCGCGACAAACGCTGACTGGTACGTGGTCTTTCGCGCGAACCCCAGCGCTAGCCAATGCTAATCAACGCGTCGTCACTCGCCAGTCGGGATCGGCAAATGAACATCAAtgtcaaacattttatttgagttttaaCTGGCAACTGATAGGTTCACTGATAGTCACCTGTACTGTTAACTGAATGTAAAAGCATGTGAATTCGCACAAATTCAAGCGAATACGCGCACATTCGTACAACTCCTGAAGAATTTGACGCTTCGATACGCTTCGACTCAGCGCTTGTATGATTTGACCAAGTTGCAACTATGTCGAGAAGTGAATACATTAAGTGGGATCAGTGACCATTATTCCTattcaattcttttttttctcCAGCTGCTCTTATTCGAATCCGAAGGGTTTTCAATGAAACGCATCTTTTTAATCATATAGAAACGACTTCGatacatttttactttttacgaACAGTTACCAGCTTGACGTCATTCTCTACTGACTGGTCCGAGTCCGGAGAGAATAGTTTCATAAAACGTATTCAAAGGCGTTAATTGACTTGGGAATCAAATCCAGAACCTCTGGGTCCTCAAACTACCTATAAGTTAAGAATCACAATTCATTAGTGACTAGATAGATGGACTGattccttttttgttgtgttcctaattatcaggacaaggtttgtatcaaaaaataactttgaaatatCTATGGTACAAGTCGGGAAAAGTTAGCAATTtgggtgatatttttgtatggaaatatttttagtatacgCAAACCTCAGAAATCAACTCATTTATTTAGTTTCAGCCTAAATCATAGGATAATGTTGGACCCAATAGCCCTGTTGTTAAGACCAAAAAGATGAAAGTTAGATTACATTGAATGCGGTTTGTAGCAGGATACCGCGTGCGTGGTCCACTAGAATTACATAAATTAGACTAACCATTCAAAATTCCGATAgagaattaataaattatagatactTACCGCTGGGAAAAATGATTCTATAAACATCCTCAATTGATACTGCACGACTTCGCCAGCAAGGAGTGGACAGAAGGTGTTAGTGAGGAAGTTGCATGTGACTGCATTCGCCTGTAGGTCGTACGGCACTGGCATGGTGATAGGACCGACGGACAAGTACGCAGTGGCAAGCGTTCTCATCGACTGTATAGCACGAGCTGTAAACAATATAAGACATTAAGTAGTTAGGCTAGAGCTAATTTATGTTGCTGCTAACTCTCATTGTTCTATCTACTAGAACAGACGCCAAATAGGTATCCTGCACCAATCAATTAAAGACCAGTAATGTTTACAGGGATTTACGCATTTTCGTATAGTATTCATGTCGTGTAAGTTAACGTTTATATCTCGATAGTTTTTACAACGATATACGTCCAACAAACTCACACTGCCGGTGcccatatattttaagtttactgTTCGTTACCATGTTACGTGATTTAGTATTCAAGGTTTACACGCGCGTAATGTTTGCGATGctatattttagttccaaataagCTCACAGGGCGTTGCAATTACTTGATTGTATTTGTGTAGGAATTGTTGTCTGAAAACGAAGGTTTTCAAccagtgcgtcctacctgtcatgacctacggtgccgagacgtggacgctcacagtacggctggtccaccagctaaaagtcgctcagcgagctatggaacgtgctacgctcggagtttctctgaaggataaacttcgtaacgaggtcattcgtcagagaaccaatgtcaccgacatagcacacaggattagcaaactgaagtggcagtggacagggcatatctgtcgaagaaccgataaccgatggggtaaacgagttcttgagtggagaccacggctcggcaaacgtagtgtaggacgccctccagttGGGTGGAGTGaggatctgcgaaaggtcgctggtaagaactggatgcgacaggccgaagacagggtaaaatggcgcatattggaggaggcctatgtccagcagtggacaaagatataggctgatgatgatgatgatgatgttgtgttcctgtttgaaggacattgtagctagtgtaactactagacataataaaacttaacatctcatgtctcaggatgaagagtgcagcggaataccaaacaatattttgtaaatcaaagcattggatggtgtttcttttgttatgggcggtcgtatcgcctatcttcaggcgaacggcaagctcgtctcatcattcaaaccaataaaaaaaacttaaaagaaacCATTACGGTACGATAACGCGTAAATTAAGGATATTGAATTTCAATCTTCATGTCAAAAGTGTGAAACTACGCGACTATATTAtcaaagacaataattcataaccgggttatactttattattcgtaaattaatattaaagaagAGATGCAGAATAACTCACGCGCTCTGAAGATGACGTCAATGACACAATCCTCCAACTGTGGCAAGATACATGGCGGAGTGGTACATCCTAGGATATATGTGTTGATGGGCAGATCGCCAGGGTGGGCCGTACCTGCAAAATAGAGTTAAAACATCTTGATCGAtttcttcctaaccgaatttcggccacggcgcccaatcttaacggagatcagctaagtatgcaggagatattatagtgcacaagtgagtGCGCAATATACAGATGCACTCTCTATCCCTTCACTCGCATAGTCCGTTGAGACCGTAATCTGACAAGAcctgagagagatcaggcgcaggaccaacgggtTTGCTTGCTTTCTgaagcacgggggtatcacaccgccaacttcccgactccgagctacgactgataaatatttaagatggaaaaacccagtcactattattttgcCCCACTCAGGATTCGAATCTAAGACCTTAGCGTACTGTAGGTACaattacaattacgccacctAGGCTGTAAAAGCTCTTACTGTCGGTGGTCTACTGCATGATAGGGTTCACAGATGTTTTCAGCTGGTCggattttgtaatttaatatttttgtttcatcaaACCATGTGGTTGAATTTAAGTGGTCATATTTAcgcaaaaacaaatacacacacacatcacgccatTATCCTTGAAGGTGTGCAGAGGCAGTTCAACCGCAGCACCCAATCTTCGCCTGGACGCAATACACTTGTACCTGAATATATGTATTCacacaaaaacacacacacatcatgctattatctctgaaggggtaaGCAAAGGTGCCATCATACCACTTAGTCTTCGCCTGGTGGTGTTACCCTTGTAGGAAAGTCTGTCCCTTGATGTTATCGAAGATATCCGTGTTCATTTAATAACCGTAAAATACAGCGCAAAATTACAAAgagtacaaaattttaaatgtttcaaatCTATGTTACTTACATTGACTGACGGCCGTGCTTTGGGATCTCGCTAAAGCGAAAACAGAGCAAAACAAAATTACCAAGCGCAACATATTTACCAGTTTTAAAGAATGATTTGTTTCAGTcgttttcaatttttatatcaCGGGCTTAttttcagataaaaattatcattCAACACAGGTGTTAGTAATTCGACGATAGataaaattactatagagaTAATTGTGAGAAGTAATCGTTTACCGTCAGGTGGTTTAGATATCTAATTAGGCAATCGCatgtttaaaatactaaaaatattttcaaggaCTGACCTACCAATCTCGTGTAATATATCCAGGCCTTATTGTTAAGCAGGCATCAACATTTCGATCAGTTTTGATCAGCTCAAGCTGTGCTGCCTCCTTTTTACTTTTCATTACTATCATTATCATTAGCCTACATTTTGCCCCTGCTGGACATAGGGCTTCTATAGTACGCGCCACTTGCTATAGCAAATTGTTCTTATTAAGCATGTGGCAAAGTTTTGACTCAAGTACGATAACATTCTATCAACattcaagttttataaatagatatctaAAAATACTTCAGTTTCcccttaaattaataaaatatatttgatacaagAGTAAAACttggaataatttttaaacatgatcatttgacaattttattttgcgaGCATATACTTATACCAACCATTTGGTCGTATTTGATCGAATTGGATGTAAATATCTTCTATTTAGCTTTTTCGATACAAATCCGGGATCATTGCCTGATAAGATATTAAGCTTATCTGGTTGCATGGCTGCTATAGTTTATAACGGACAGAATTCATTGCAAtcagctttttttttatttttaagaccaTAGAAACGGGCAGCGACATCTAGACATTTTTGTTTGGtaacattcaaaattattaaggACTAAAGAATGGGAAGAACCAATTGAAgattttttcatacatttgatggtaacaaaaaataatattaagtaagtattgaGTGTTGTAGGTTTGCTCGTACATTCTATTTAGTTGAAATACtgtaaacgaaaataaaaagaagtgaAACAGGTGTAGTTAAAGGTTCAACTATATTTCACTAGAGGGCTCTTATAggtaaattttcttttaatttcgtcatattaaattttaaaggccgaaatatccatgattattaattatttttacgtttttctttcaactgcgagaactaatcactaactagacgtgaatttaaattttttacttgccaatacttgtttagttacccagattaaaggtgaaacaaaatgtatgaaaatggaccttgaggtatcgccttaaggtagGCTGGTAACTTATAATGGTAGTGCGGTATATAAAGTATTTCTAAGGTAAAAGAATCGTTGAAGGcccatctaattttaaaatattcacataatcGTTTCGtcaagaaatataaacaaatttctTTGATTAGATTATAATAGCACCAAACAAAAATCGTCATGAGTTTAACATTATaacaacaaatacaaatttCGAAAAGATGATTGCTGGGTCATGTGAGACACCTGGATGCTCAACATAGcccacaatattatatttgcgtAAAGATGTATGTACCGAGATTTAAGAATTACCTTTTTTAACccacttcaaaaaaaggaggaggttatcaattcgacgtgattttttttgcttgtttgttacctcagaactcggtcatttatgaaccgatttggaaaattcctttttttttcgaaagaatttctctccagattgttcccataaattttttttcaacatcgcttcggtagtttggttttaaaattaaaaaaactagaataatcatgttgtccaagaaaacgaaatcgcgaattaagctttcctgtgacgtatttagttgttttggcattgagtttggttgactgtacttctcacatacttatacatatagcataacaccttttccccgtgtcaggggtaggcaaaggcgaaacatttcatcgcgatagtcgtactgtgtgtgaaacatatcagttgtgtttttgggttgggttaaattgactctacttcttacatacatacatatatgtatatagcatcacaccttttcccctttttaggggtaggcagaaatgtAACACCACAAcgcgatagttgtagtatgatcgaaatatatcagttgtgtttttgcgttaggtttgcttgaatctacttcttacattgaaattaaaaaaaacatcctaatttcaatagggaagatggttggaagcttgcacaagcctgggatccagttctacatttaattaaatcggaacccaaaagaccggctgccagacttcaagacactgtgagctcattctgcgtagatcggaccaccaacagctaaaattttaaaaaagttgtataattgtaaaatgtaggtagatattgtaactttgactttgcggatgaacaacacctcagtcccccgtgaccatgaaggctgcaaagtcttcgaaacgtcgggagaaaaataaaaaacagaaaaccgcgatagaatccggaaaattagtttaatttcaacatgaaactggttattattaatgctactttatgtgataatttaatcttCTTCTAATTatctctgtgtaagcttaaaaatagatgataatatcagtatagaaatttaaaacccgtAGAAAAGATCGGACCCTCGCAGGGTAAGATCGGAATTCGTTCTAATgacgcttctaatgctagtatgataaagttcacaaaatcaagtagaagtctcaaaaatgttaagaagagcgaaatccacatttttgtttcaattcattcgttatacgatcttaccccgtatccgatcttacccgaacgcaccttactATAATTGATTagacttaagtatattataattgattaggTTGTTGCAAACGAtagtaaaaattatgtaatatttggtgcaatgtattttgaatttgatttataCATGGAAATAATAACTTAGCCACTGTCACGACTCAATACCGAAAAAATTACAGATACTTCCAAAATGGCAGTGTCTGAACTTATTCGTAGATACAATTTCGTTTCTGATGGCTTGAGTTTTTCAAAGAACAGTGCTATGTTTACACTATCTTcctgaatatttatattgacaGGTTAATACAGTATTTAAACCTTACCGTTTGTTATTATTGGTGTAGGTAGTTTTAGAATTGAACGCATAATTATagttgtttgtttgaatttacgagctataagtaaatttactaacaaaagTCAATTTAcgcataatttattaagtacatcAAACAATTGTAGAATCAGgttcgatttttaaaagttcgacaatatttaatattgttctaGTTCACCAACAACAACGTTGTTGGCGGCGGCATTGTTGCGCGGCGGGTCGATACGCACAGGGACGCGCAGGCACAGCACGGGCGCGTTGTCCTGATCCACCACACGGAACTCGATGGTCACCGATATGCCCTGCACacgaataaatatagaaaattatagtCGAGTTAGAAGTGAGCTAAGGTTATAGGAGTAATTATATTACtgctaataataattcaaataagagATCAAGTGAATTTCTAAGTAGGTAAAGGTCTATAACTGGTGTCAGTACTTGAATTTGGTTGGTGTAGTGGCTGTTGATAGACAGATGCTTAACGTTAAGTCGTTCAATAGCATATTTAAACCAAACTTACCACAGGGAAAATTTTCTCAATATgcatttttaatgtatattgtgCGATTTGGTCAGCGTCGAGCGGGCAGGCGGCGTCCGTGAGGAAGTTGCACGTGACTGACTGCTCTTCCAGGTCGTAGGGTACTGGCAAAGATATGATGCCGAGGGACAAGTACGCAGTGGCGAGCGTCCTCATCGACTGGATATCACGAGCTGGAACcattaaaatggaaataaagATATGTCTTACGATAGGATAAGACTAGTCCGTTTGTGATATTACGTAAAGAATCATGCTGTAGTCTTGAATTGGTAGGTGTTATCTGTTGGGAAGGCGTTTGAGGATATGgcaaaaattgttaaaaaaattaattacaataatgcaGACCTTGTTGAACGTTTGTAGGTTTGAAGCGACACTTAAATtccttaaacatttttttagaaagttTGTTActgagtcattttgacatatccagtcttacttataaacttgttttagcgttaagaggtgattaggaattgtttaaatagctgtcaaaaatatttccGGCTTCCTAGTTTAAACCGTATTaggaggcaagatggcggattttgttttacagctgatcgagtaaatttgtgttttaactaagtatacgaaatttttataagtaagacctTACATCTTAAGATATCTTAGAATTTACTATTTAAAgagttgaaaaattaaaaaaagtcagaTCATTTAACCGGAGCGCATCCTTTGCAAGGTatttacaaagttatatttaaaaaaaatgtgcccGTTACTTTAGTTTGCCTTATGTCAATTACTAAAATCTGATCTTCatctgatttataaaaaatgttgttagCTCGTCATCTACTGTTGTAGGTAATGTTTACAATACTCAGGAGTGCTTACAGTTAGcaaatgaatattgaaatttagattgacacaaaataaaaaaaaaacacgtacgCGCTTTGAAGCTGATGTTGATGACAGCGTCCTCCAGTTGCGGCAAGCCACATGGCGGGATGGTGCAGCCTTCGATGTGCGTGTTGAGTGGCAGATTACCTGGATTGGCTCTgcctgtaataaaaaaattaaatacaaaaaaattatcacgACGCACACATTATACGTCAAAACAAGTTATAGGAAAGGTTATTGTTACTAAATTTCATGTTAAATGAATGATTGTACTTAAtcatggacattttaaattaggaataaaaatattaaaaaaaaaacttgtatataaaattttttgaAGAAGTTtccaataatttttatatttttttcgtttatagTGTTCCATGTACAATGTGAAACCATAATGTAGGCTAGGTAACTTGTTGGAAACAAATTTTCATGAAACGATTTTCTTTAGAAATCGTCACATATTTCTGACAAAAAAACTTCGAGTAAAACAGTCGCCGAGACATGAAATTTTAGAATTAGAAGACCACGTTGGTTGCAAacaatgcaaatataataatatatagcatATTCTAAttgaattcaaatatatattgcaCTCATATTACTCACATTTGCTGACGGCGGTGCTTTGGGATTTCGCTAAAGCGAAAACGGCACAGAACAGGACGACCCAGCGCAACATTGTTTGCAGTTGTAACGAATGAATTGGTTAATTCGATCTAGGTTTTATACTACGGGTTTTCCATTGATAAGGATCATAAATCCTTGCAGGTGCAATCTGTGGTGATTAATTTGAATTTCTTCATAGATAATTGGACACATTGATTAGTTATACATCACCAGGTGTGTCTGTTGAATGCGCTATATccaggggcgtagctactgCCGTATCAGTGAGAAGTGGCCCCCGAgctttggggcccctcttggcccatatctacattaaactaagcaggcgcTTAAAGTTGGCACTGTCTTAAAGGGCCCCCAAGAAATTTAGATCTAGGGCCCTTCTATGCCAAGCTACGCTACTGGGTATATCACTAAACAATGGAGCTAACGTTTTTCAGTTAGAACAGTTT includes the following:
- the LOC115449165 gene encoding NPC intracellular cholesterol transporter 2, coding for MLRWVVLFCAVFALAKSQSTAVSKCRANPGNLPLNTHIEGCTIPPCGLPQLEDAVINISFKAPRDIQSMRTLATAYLSLGIISLPVPYDLEEQSVTCNFLTDAACPLDADQIAQYTLKMHIEKIFPVGISVTIEFRVVDQDNAPVLCLRVPVRIDPPRNNAAANNVVVGELEQY
- the LOC115449149 gene encoding uncharacterized protein LOC115449149, which translates into the protein MLRLVILFCSVFALARSQSTAVSQCTAHPGDLPINTYILGCTTPPCILPQLEDCVIDVIFRAPRAIQSMRTLATAYLSVGPITMPVPYDLQANAVTCNFLTNTFCPLLAGEVVQYQLRMFIESFFPAGTATTIEFRVVDQNNVPVLCLRAPVIINPPRNNARNITIGEFDQS